The Cellulophaga sp. L1A9 genome window below encodes:
- a CDS encoding YaiO family outer membrane beta-barrel protein, which produces MDKRRIYLLLVLCAIVCGVKAQESVFTGDADASFLNAREIAFAGRRGEARDTLRLILSKYPNYTEVRTLLAKTYSWDAAYDEARIEFNKITSSNKNNKEVWVAAIKNEIYGKNYSTAIGLSNKALLYLREDMDIMVLKEEAIQAIATSREKELSIQESDSILPGIKEFKNSVDVSGSIDVFNKVYDPMYLTSISYTRKTKYGSIIPRINYANRFNTSGVQYEVDAYPQFSKKVYMYTNYGFSDASIFPKHRAGAELYVNLPKAMEVSLGARYLNFVTSDVYIYTASFGVYRGNYFFSLRPYITPSAGNSLSVSGNILVRKYLKDNYNYWGANFSYGYISDLKQFKNGTTLLAETLLYLETQQLNLEYQFTFKNNPNALKTMVGVTRQELSFDPGNFFIAGTVGFIYQIKF; this is translated from the coding sequence ATGGATAAGAGAAGAATATACCTATTACTAGTGTTATGTGCGATAGTATGCGGCGTAAAAGCACAGGAGTCTGTGTTTACTGGCGATGCTGATGCTTCTTTTTTAAATGCGCGAGAAATAGCTTTTGCTGGACGTAGAGGAGAGGCGAGAGATACGCTGCGGTTAATTCTCTCTAAATATCCTAACTACACAGAAGTACGTACCTTATTGGCAAAGACTTATAGCTGGGATGCTGCTTATGATGAAGCTAGAATAGAATTTAATAAAATAACGTCTTCCAATAAAAACAATAAAGAAGTATGGGTTGCCGCTATTAAAAATGAAATCTATGGTAAGAACTATAGTACAGCTATAGGGTTGTCTAATAAGGCCTTACTTTATTTACGGGAGGATATGGATATTATGGTTTTAAAGGAAGAGGCCATCCAAGCTATTGCTACTTCTCGTGAAAAAGAATTATCTATTCAAGAATCAGATAGTATACTACCAGGTATAAAAGAATTTAAAAATAGTGTTGATGTCTCTGGGAGTATAGATGTTTTTAATAAGGTCTACGACCCCATGTATTTGACAAGTATAAGTTATACTAGAAAAACAAAATATGGGAGTATCATTCCTAGAATAAACTATGCCAATAGATTTAATACAAGTGGTGTTCAGTATGAGGTTGATGCTTATCCTCAATTTTCTAAAAAAGTATATATGTATACAAATTATGGTTTTTCAGACGCTAGTATTTTTCCTAAGCATAGGGCAGGAGCAGAGCTCTATGTAAACTTACCAAAGGCTATGGAAGTTTCGTTAGGAGCGCGTTATCTCAACTTTGTAACCAGTGATGTTTATATTTATACGGCTTCCTTTGGCGTATATCGTGGTAATTACTTTTTTTCGCTCCGCCCTTATATCACACCATCAGCAGGCAATAGCCTTAGTGTTTCAGGGAATATTTTAGTACGTAAATATTTAAAAGACAACTATAATTATTGGGGAGCCAATTTTAGTTATGGGTACATTTCAGATCTAAAGCAGTTTAAAAACGGAACTACCTTATTGGCAGAAACCTTACTGTACTTAGAAACTCAGCAGCTTAATCTAGAGTATCAATTTACATTTAAAAACAATCCTAATGCCTTAAAAACAATGGTGGGAGTTACTAGGCAAGAATTAAGTTTTGATCCAGGAAACTTCTTCATAGCGGGTACAGTAGGTTTTATCTATCAAATTAAGTTTTAA
- a CDS encoding LTA synthase family protein, translating into MEVKINILRKATLRGYTRLILAYLFCLILLSVYQYVALYFKGVTDRIFGMSFFLATIHHIGFSALVALSLVIPYRLLERLKPRLGIKFVFAIIVFLLCLEALLIGYYTAAYVPLGSDLLGYSIQNILNIIFKSGNFGRYATGLFAVIIFVFYTFFKFTGSFYHYISKMFPFTIFLMSLFLMTLFTERKPINDNKTQYLVYNLISASLEKTDYIVKTEFPLLRDSNSKDVLGAYFNLKEEVPNFVFIVVEGLGGDFVGDDAEFGGFTPFIDELTHKSLYFDHFLSNTGRTFGVIPSLLGSLPFGNKGFMNLEEMPNKVTLFSILKNNGYHTNFYMGANSSFDHLDQFLRSENIDVLIDRSKYERSYKLQPADAAGASWGYPDKELYKKALANFMADDAPSLDVFMTLTTHEPFILPNQDFYDAKVETILEHSNRYEKRTRKLITRNKAIFSCLLYGDEALRDFMIAYEKKPSYSNTIFVITGDHRLVPIPQKNTLRRFHVPMLFFSPLLKEPQKISAVSSHIDVVPSILAMLSEKYKINLAEKSSWLGEGLDMHAEFRIAKNIPLMRNKNELNDIISNEHFYSKGNLFKISKYMELEELSEDVTDYEVLLDDFKGLNAYVTKNNKILPEAYVFHKMEQKKFTSKETVWINSQFNGKDFDNAYETAKQLAFNGDYDKALLLIKFIRSQVPSHIDASILKGRVKAWNGDYDEAILILEECLKTNPNYEDIYLAMLDVYFWSGKNEKVLFLFEKIQDNNILGSEISKKLKRSYQILQKTRKESNTLIVNANIEAYMASEI; encoded by the coding sequence ATGGAAGTTAAGATAAACATACTTCGCAAAGCGACCTTAAGAGGATATACTAGGTTAATTCTAGCATATTTGTTTTGTCTTATTCTACTTTCTGTTTATCAGTATGTGGCGCTTTATTTTAAAGGGGTTACCGATCGTATTTTTGGTATGAGTTTTTTTCTTGCGACAATTCATCATATAGGTTTCAGCGCATTAGTGGCCTTATCTTTGGTAATTCCTTATCGTTTGTTGGAGCGCTTAAAACCTCGACTTGGAATCAAATTTGTTTTTGCAATCATAGTTTTCCTTTTGTGTTTAGAAGCGCTATTAATAGGCTATTATACAGCTGCCTATGTTCCTTTAGGTTCAGATCTTTTAGGGTACTCAATTCAAAATATTCTGAATATTATTTTTAAATCAGGTAATTTCGGCAGGTATGCTACAGGACTTTTTGCGGTCATAATCTTTGTTTTTTATACCTTTTTTAAATTTACAGGTTCATTTTATCATTATATCAGTAAAATGTTTCCGTTCACTATATTTTTAATGAGTTTGTTTTTAATGACCTTATTTACGGAACGAAAACCTATAAATGATAATAAAACTCAATATTTAGTTTATAATTTAATTTCCGCTTCTTTAGAGAAGACAGATTATATTGTGAAAACGGAATTCCCACTACTCAGGGATAGTAATAGTAAGGATGTATTAGGGGCGTATTTTAACCTTAAAGAGGAGGTTCCAAATTTTGTTTTTATTGTGGTTGAGGGTTTAGGGGGCGACTTTGTTGGCGATGATGCAGAATTTGGTGGTTTTACACCATTTATTGATGAGTTAACTCATAAATCGCTCTATTTTGATCATTTTTTAAGCAATACGGGAAGAACTTTTGGAGTCATTCCATCATTATTGGGTTCCTTGCCTTTTGGTAATAAAGGATTTATGAACCTAGAAGAAATGCCTAATAAAGTGACGTTATTTAGCATCTTAAAAAATAATGGATACCATACTAACTTTTATATGGGAGCGAATAGTTCTTTTGATCATTTAGATCAATTTCTGCGAAGTGAAAATATTGATGTTCTAATAGATCGAAGTAAATACGAAAGAAGTTACAAACTACAACCGGCTGATGCTGCAGGAGCCTCTTGGGGATACCCTGATAAAGAGTTGTACAAAAAAGCATTGGCAAATTTTATGGCTGATGATGCACCGAGCTTAGATGTTTTTATGACCTTGACCACACACGAACCGTTTATATTGCCCAATCAGGATTTTTACGATGCTAAAGTCGAGACCATTTTAGAACACTCTAATCGCTATGAAAAGCGTACCCGAAAGTTAATTACTAGAAACAAGGCTATATTCAGTTGCTTACTTTATGGAGATGAGGCCCTCCGAGACTTTATGATTGCTTATGAAAAAAAACCTTCCTATAGCAATACAATTTTTGTGATTACAGGCGATCATCGTTTGGTGCCTATTCCGCAGAAAAATACATTGCGTCGCTTTCATGTTCCCATGCTGTTTTTTAGTCCTTTATTAAAAGAACCCCAGAAGATTAGTGCAGTTTCTTCTCATATAGATGTGGTACCTAGTATTCTGGCTATGCTTTCTGAAAAGTATAAAATTAACTTGGCTGAGAAGTCATCCTGGCTAGGGGAAGGTCTTGATATGCATGCTGAATTTAGAATAGCTAAAAACATTCCTTTAATGCGAAATAAAAACGAACTCAACGATATTATTTCTAATGAGCATTTTTATAGTAAGGGCAATCTATTTAAAATTAGTAAGTATATGGAATTAGAGGAACTAAGTGAAGATGTGACGGATTACGAGGTGCTATTAGATGATTTTAAAGGATTAAATGCTTATGTAACAAAAAATAACAAGATTCTACCAGAAGCGTATGTATTTCATAAAATGGAGCAAAAGAAGTTTACTAGTAAAGAGACGGTTTGGATAAATAGTCAGTTTAATGGTAAAGATTTTGACAATGCCTATGAAACCGCGAAGCAATTAGCTTTTAATGGCGATTATGATAAGGCTTTGTTGCTTATAAAGTTTATACGATCACAAGTACCAAGTCACATTGATGCTTCTATTTTAAAAGGGCGCGTGAAAGCTTGGAATGGAGATTATGATGAAGCTATTTTGATTTTAGAGGAATGTCTAAAAACAAATCCCAATTATGAGGATATTTATCTGGCCATGTTAGATGTTTATTTCTGGTCTGGCAAAAATGAAAAAGTATTGTTTTTGTTTGAAAAAATTCAGGATAATAATATCCTAGGATCAGAAATTAGTAAAAAGCTAAAGCGCTCCTATCAAATACTTCAAAAAACAAGGAAAGAATCTAACACCTTAATTGTTAACGCTAATATAGAAGCTTATATGGCTTCGGAAATATAA
- a CDS encoding DUF6155 family protein, whose product MSKTALKKFVSEAPKKELEAQLVDLYVRFPVVKEYYDFIFNPKEDKLIQAAKIKISNEYFPIRRKRARARRSIAQKFIKHYLKLGVESYLLADLMLYNLEIAQSFSSEKNVADTFYKSMLNSFDQAITYISQENLLPNFNKRIAVIYTSVEEQRWPNLEDFSRVLDKIDT is encoded by the coding sequence ATGAGTAAGACAGCCTTGAAAAAATTCGTATCAGAAGCACCAAAAAAAGAATTGGAAGCACAACTTGTAGATTTGTATGTAAGATTTCCTGTGGTCAAAGAATATTATGATTTTATCTTCAACCCAAAAGAGGATAAGCTAATTCAAGCGGCAAAAATTAAAATTTCAAATGAATATTTTCCTATTCGGCGTAAAAGAGCACGGGCACGAAGATCTATCGCTCAAAAATTTATAAAGCATTACCTCAAACTTGGGGTAGAGTCTTATCTTTTGGCAGATTTGATGTTGTATAATCTAGAAATAGCACAATCTTTTTCCTCAGAAAAGAATGTCGCAGATACGTTTTACAAAAGTATGCTCAACTCATTTGATCAAGCGATTACCTATATTTCTCAGGAAAACCTGTTGCCAAATTTTAATAAACGTATTGCTGTTATTTATACTTCTGTAGAGGAACAGCGTTGGCCAAACCTTGAAGACTTTTCTAGAGTTTTAGATAAAATTGATACTTAA
- a CDS encoding DEAD/DEAH box helicase, which translates to MKVQNHTTEKTLYDYQLEDLNTIFTFLNESNDDVNLLYQLPTGGGKTVVFSEIARRFITERKKKVIVLTHRIELGAQTSRMLKTFGVKNKVINSSVKELVDQDEYMCFVAMVETLNNRLQEDKVELNDIGLVIIDEAHYNSFRKLFKYFEKAVILGVTATPLSSNIKLPMKDNYKKLIIGESIQSLIDKNFLAKAEVYHKDVSLKTLKLGVGGDYTVKSSDELYGNYGMVTKLISTYEDIAKGTKTLIFNNGINTSRYVYESFKKAGYTIRHLDNKNTATERKEILKWFSETPGAILSSVSILTTGFDEPTVETIILNRATKSLTLYFQMIGRGSRILPNKDKFTVIDMGNNVARFGMWDAPIDWKEIFLFPEFYLENIRNDEEIERDFVYEMPDDLRAQFSKSDNLSFDVKEEYKKVFAAGKKSKLVLEHSIEQHARICIENSEDVFDARILAKQLKDDIEYRVRLYSYCIMNNTKNYKEWLAEDYERKLRLKISQKFSEKL; encoded by the coding sequence TTGAAGGTACAAAACCATACAACAGAAAAGACACTTTACGATTATCAGTTAGAAGATTTGAATACTATTTTTACGTTTTTAAATGAATCTAACGACGATGTTAATCTCTTATATCAACTACCCACAGGGGGAGGAAAAACAGTAGTTTTTTCAGAAATTGCGCGTCGTTTTATTACCGAACGTAAGAAAAAAGTAATTGTGCTAACGCATCGAATAGAACTAGGGGCTCAGACCTCTAGAATGCTAAAAACTTTTGGCGTTAAAAATAAGGTTATTAACAGTAGTGTTAAAGAGCTTGTAGATCAAGATGAATATATGTGTTTCGTGGCTATGGTAGAAACACTGAACAATAGACTTCAGGAAGATAAAGTAGAGCTTAATGATATAGGTCTTGTTATTATTGATGAAGCTCACTATAACTCTTTTCGTAAACTTTTTAAATATTTCGAAAAAGCAGTTATTCTTGGGGTTACGGCTACTCCGCTGAGCTCCAATATTAAGCTTCCGATGAAGGATAACTATAAGAAGCTAATCATCGGTGAATCGATACAATCTTTAATTGATAAGAATTTTCTAGCGAAAGCCGAGGTGTACCATAAAGATGTAAGTTTAAAAACACTTAAATTAGGTGTTGGCGGCGATTATACTGTAAAATCTTCTGATGAACTTTATGGTAATTATGGTATGGTTACCAAGTTAATATCAACCTATGAGGATATTGCAAAAGGCACAAAAACGTTAATTTTTAATAATGGGATCAATACGTCTAGGTATGTATATGAATCTTTTAAAAAAGCGGGTTATACTATACGCCACTTAGATAATAAAAATACGGCTACAGAACGAAAAGAAATCTTAAAGTGGTTTTCTGAAACCCCTGGAGCAATCCTTTCCTCGGTGAGTATTCTTACCACTGGTTTTGATGAGCCCACAGTAGAAACTATTATATTAAACAGAGCAACAAAATCACTCACCCTATATTTTCAAATGATTGGTAGAGGTTCCCGTATTTTGCCAAATAAAGATAAATTTACCGTAATTGATATGGGGAATAATGTTGCACGTTTTGGTATGTGGGATGCTCCAATTGATTGGAAAGAAATTTTTCTTTTCCCAGAGTTTTATCTGGAAAACATTAGAAATGATGAAGAAATTGAACGTGATTTTGTGTATGAAATGCCGGATGATTTACGTGCGCAATTCTCTAAATCTGATAACTTAAGTTTTGATGTAAAAGAAGAGTATAAAAAAGTTTTTGCAGCAGGAAAAAAATCCAAATTGGTTCTGGAACATAGTATTGAACAGCATGCTAGAATCTGTATTGAAAATAGCGAGGATGTTTTTGATGCACGAATTCTTGCCAAACAACTCAAAGATGATATTGAATATCGTGTTCGTTTATATTCGTATTGTATTATGAACAATACTAAAAACTACAAAGAATGGCTGGCGGAAGATTATGAGCGTAAATTACGTTTAAAAATCTCTCAAAAATTTTCTGAGAAACTATAG
- a CDS encoding glycosyltransferase family 2 protein, which produces MDSGLFNIILDYINIVFFVFTAVLFTLFTVMGYLSTKGSLHYRNKNSFGDLSKVMASPLAPSLTIVAPAFNEGMTIVENIRSLMSLKYVNYEVMVVNDGSKDDTLQKMIDAYDLVKIDRPIDPNWKSKPIRGIYKSTQQSFSKLTVIDKENGGKSDALNTGMQLSENQYIGCIDVDCLLLPDALLHVVKSFYQRSEKRVIAVGGVIRVANSCVINGGALEEIRLPKNWLARFQLLEYTRSFLLGRMAFGRMDSLLIISGAFGFFDREIALACGGYDTHTVGEDMEIVFRMRRYMVENKLPHTIEYIPDALCWTEVPESKKILVNQRDRWSRGNFETLYKHRDMFFNPKYGRLGMISYPYWFFYEWLAPLLEFFGFFSIILFYYLGILNFPFFIAITTMIYTYSIMFSFYAILWEVYSYNEYKKVKDILNLRGCALVEPFIFHPIVVFAAVRGNYKKLFKIKSGWGTITRKGFAKTV; this is translated from the coding sequence ATGGATAGCGGTCTTTTTAATATCATTTTAGATTATATAAACATCGTATTCTTTGTGTTTACAGCAGTGCTATTTACCCTTTTTACAGTTATGGGGTACTTGTCTACTAAAGGCTCGCTACATTATAGAAATAAGAATAGTTTTGGAGATTTGTCAAAGGTTATGGCATCTCCGTTAGCCCCAAGCCTTACTATAGTAGCACCTGCATTTAATGAAGGAATGACTATTGTAGAGAATATTAGATCACTTATGTCTTTAAAATACGTGAACTACGAGGTAATGGTGGTTAATGATGGCAGTAAAGATGATACGCTACAAAAAATGATAGATGCGTATGATTTGGTAAAGATTGATAGACCAATAGACCCCAATTGGAAATCTAAACCTATTCGAGGCATATATAAATCTACGCAACAATCTTTTTCTAAACTTACGGTAATTGATAAGGAGAATGGGGGGAAATCGGATGCATTAAATACTGGCATGCAGCTTTCAGAAAATCAATACATAGGGTGTATAGATGTAGATTGTTTGTTACTCCCAGATGCGTTACTTCATGTGGTAAAATCTTTTTATCAACGCTCAGAAAAAAGAGTAATTGCGGTAGGAGGAGTTATTCGTGTTGCCAATTCTTGCGTTATTAATGGAGGAGCATTGGAGGAGATTCGATTGCCTAAAAATTGGCTAGCAAGGTTTCAGCTATTAGAATATACTAGATCATTCTTATTAGGGAGAATGGCATTTGGCCGCATGGATAGTCTTTTAATTATTTCAGGTGCTTTTGGTTTTTTTGATCGTGAAATTGCATTGGCTTGTGGTGGTTATGATACCCATACAGTAGGGGAAGACATGGAAATTGTTTTCCGGATGCGAAGGTATATGGTTGAAAATAAATTGCCACATACCATTGAATATATTCCAGATGCACTTTGTTGGACCGAAGTTCCTGAAAGTAAAAAAATATTAGTAAACCAGCGAGACCGTTGGTCGAGGGGTAATTTTGAAACCCTATATAAACATAGAGATATGTTCTTTAACCCTAAGTATGGTAGATTAGGAATGATAAGTTATCCTTATTGGTTCTTTTATGAATGGTTAGCGCCCTTATTAGAGTTTTTCGGATTTTTCTCTATCATCTTGTTTTATTATTTAGGTATTTTAAATTTCCCTTTTTTTATAGCGATTACCACTATGATTTATACCTATTCCATCATGTTTAGTTTTTATGCTATTCTTTGGGAGGTTTACTCGTATAATGAATATAAAAAAGTGAAAGACATTTTAAATTTAAGGGGTTGTGCTCTGGTAGAACCATTTATTTTTCATCCAATTGTCGTGTTTGCGGCGGTACGAGGAAATTATAAGAAGCTATTTAAAATTAAGTCGGGTTGGGGTACCATAACGCGAAAAGGGTTTGCAAAAACGGTATAG
- a CDS encoding RNA polymerase sigma factor RpoD/SigA — protein MRQLKIIKQVTNRESKSLDKYLQDISKIDLITANEEVDLAQRIREGDQLALEKLTTANLRFVVSVAKQYQNQGLTLPDLINEGNVGLVKAAKRFDETRGFKFISYAVWWIRQAILQALAEQSRIVRLPLNKIGSINKIKKAFSYLEQAHERPPSAEEIAKELEMTVSEVQQSLKNTGRHVSMDAPLKEGEDSNLYNVIGSGESPNPDKQLLQQSLNIEINRALETLSQREADVVKLYYGIGDQHSMTLEEIGQTFDLTRERVRQIREKAIRKLKHNSRSKILKTYLG, from the coding sequence ATGAGGCAACTTAAGATAATTAAGCAAGTAACTAATAGAGAGTCAAAATCATTAGATAAATACTTGCAAGATATCAGTAAAATAGATTTAATAACCGCAAATGAGGAGGTTGATTTAGCGCAACGAATTAGAGAAGGTGATCAATTAGCCTTAGAAAAATTAACTACGGCAAATTTACGTTTTGTAGTATCTGTTGCTAAACAATACCAGAATCAAGGCTTAACATTGCCCGATTTAATTAATGAAGGAAACGTTGGTTTAGTAAAAGCAGCCAAACGTTTTGATGAAACAAGAGGGTTTAAATTTATTTCATATGCAGTTTGGTGGATTAGACAAGCGATTTTACAAGCATTAGCAGAGCAATCTCGTATTGTACGGTTACCGCTGAATAAGATTGGTTCTATAAACAAGATTAAAAAAGCTTTTTCTTATTTAGAGCAAGCACATGAAAGACCTCCTTCTGCAGAAGAAATTGCAAAAGAGTTAGAAATGACCGTGAGTGAAGTACAGCAGTCTCTTAAGAATACGGGAAGACACGTATCTATGGATGCTCCCTTAAAAGAAGGGGAAGATTCTAACTTGTACAATGTAATAGGATCAGGAGAATCTCCTAACCCTGATAAACAATTATTACAACAGTCTTTAAATATTGAAATCAATAGAGCGTTAGAGACTTTGTCGCAACGTGAAGCAGATGTAGTAAAACTTTATTATGGTATTGGTGATCAACATTCTATGACCTTAGAAGAAATAGGTCAGACTTTTGATTTAACACGTGAACGTGTACGTCAAATTAGAGAAAAGGCAATTCGTAAATTGAAACACAATTCTCGAAGTAAAATACTTAAAACCTATTTAGGTTAA
- a CDS encoding glycosyltransferase yields MQKVLFIGVNWPELTTAAGTRIMQLLQVFLQNNVQVTFASTAAESQFTIDLQELNIVKAKIELNNPSFDVFISELQPDVVVFDRFIIEEQFGWRVAEHVPDAIRILDTEDVHSLRIIRQELFKKNSPFSASLWLQSDVAKRELASIYRCDLSLIISSFEMQILQEEAKIDPALLLHLPFMVHAVSEEQIAQYPNFLNRKDFICIGNGKHAPNVDAVLWLKTKIWPQIKKELPGANLHIYGSYLSQQVLQMHKPIEGFYIQGFTKNLKDTFTSAKLNLAPLRFGAGIKGKLLDSMRFGTPSITTAIGAEGMADNLPWNGAIATDEVDFVRKAVALYTKEEQWIEAQANGYKILKSNYDAVRLENQFVMILEKLQKNIILHRQNNIVGGLLQHQSMQSTKYMAKWIEAKNS; encoded by the coding sequence ATGCAAAAAGTGCTATTTATAGGTGTTAATTGGCCTGAGCTTACCACTGCTGCGGGAACCCGAATCATGCAATTGCTTCAGGTTTTTCTTCAAAACAACGTTCAGGTTACTTTTGCAAGTACGGCGGCCGAATCTCAATTTACCATAGATTTACAGGAATTAAATATTGTCAAGGCGAAAATTGAATTAAATAACCCGTCTTTTGATGTTTTTATCTCAGAGTTACAGCCTGATGTTGTTGTTTTTGATCGTTTTATCATTGAAGAACAGTTTGGATGGAGAGTTGCAGAACACGTCCCTGATGCCATACGTATTTTAGACACAGAAGATGTGCATAGTTTACGAATTATCCGTCAAGAATTATTCAAAAAAAATAGTCCATTCTCTGCTTCTTTATGGCTCCAAAGTGATGTGGCTAAAAGAGAATTGGCTAGTATATACCGCTGTGATCTCTCATTGATTATTTCAAGTTTTGAAATGCAAATTTTACAAGAAGAGGCTAAAATAGATCCAGCATTATTACTCCACTTGCCTTTTATGGTACATGCAGTTTCAGAGGAGCAAATAGCGCAGTATCCAAATTTTTTAAATCGAAAAGATTTCATATGCATTGGTAATGGTAAGCATGCTCCTAATGTAGACGCGGTATTGTGGTTGAAAACTAAAATTTGGCCTCAAATAAAAAAAGAATTACCAGGCGCTAATTTGCATATTTATGGTTCATACCTCTCCCAACAAGTTTTGCAAATGCATAAACCTATTGAAGGTTTCTATATTCAGGGATTTACGAAAAATTTAAAAGATACTTTTACAAGTGCAAAGTTGAATTTAGCACCTTTGCGTTTTGGAGCAGGAATTAAAGGAAAACTTCTAGATAGTATGCGTTTTGGTACGCCAAGTATAACTACAGCTATTGGAGCAGAGGGCATGGCAGATAATTTGCCATGGAATGGTGCAATTGCTACAGATGAGGTAGACTTTGTTAGGAAAGCCGTTGCATTATATACTAAGGAAGAGCAATGGATAGAAGCTCAGGCTAACGGATATAAAATTCTAAAATCTAACTATGATGCTGTCCGTTTAGAAAATCAGTTTGTAATGATTTTAGAAAAACTCCAAAAAAACATAATACTCCATAGACAAAACAATATAGTAGGGGGGTTATTGCAACATCAAAGTATGCAAAGTACCAAGTATATGGCTAAATGGATAGAAGCTAAAAATTCTTAG